One window of Botrimarina mediterranea genomic DNA carries:
- a CDS encoding Gfo/Idh/MocA family protein encodes MSKTINVAMIGARFMGKAHSNAYLNVGKFFDLELQPVMKSVCARDAAGTQAFADQWGWERADTDWREVVAAGDIDLVDVCTPGDTHAPIAIAAAEAGKHVFCEKPLANTLEDARTMLAAVRKAGVRHMVNFNYRRCPAVSLARQMVEAGEIGEVRQWRATYLQDWLVDADSPYSWRMDKKIAGSGAHGDLNAHAIDLARFITGDEIAQVVGDMKTFVTERPYADGSGSGVGASGAAGKGGMGKVTVDDASIFLARFASGAIGTFEATRMAPGRKNYNRFEVSGSRGTLVWNFEDMNVLEYYSKDDPSNRQGFKRIMATEADHPYVAAWWPPGHVLGYEHGFVHGVYDLLQAIANGTEVAPDFRDGAQCVAVLEAVEKSVTAGSWQTVETVE; translated from the coding sequence ATGTCCAAGACGATCAACGTCGCGATGATCGGCGCCCGCTTCATGGGCAAGGCCCACTCGAACGCCTACCTCAATGTGGGCAAGTTCTTCGACCTGGAACTGCAGCCTGTGATGAAGTCGGTCTGCGCCCGCGACGCCGCCGGCACGCAGGCCTTCGCCGACCAGTGGGGCTGGGAACGGGCCGACACCGACTGGCGTGAGGTCGTCGCCGCGGGGGACATAGACCTCGTGGACGTCTGCACGCCGGGCGACACCCACGCGCCGATCGCCATCGCCGCCGCCGAGGCCGGCAAGCACGTCTTCTGCGAGAAGCCGCTCGCCAACACGCTCGAAGACGCGCGGACGATGCTCGCGGCTGTCCGCAAGGCGGGCGTCCGCCATATGGTCAATTTCAACTACCGTCGCTGCCCCGCCGTGTCGCTCGCGCGGCAGATGGTCGAGGCGGGCGAGATCGGCGAGGTCCGCCAGTGGCGGGCCACTTACCTACAAGATTGGCTGGTGGACGCCGACAGCCCCTACAGCTGGCGGATGGATAAGAAGATCGCCGGCTCTGGCGCCCACGGCGACCTCAACGCCCACGCCATCGACTTGGCCCGCTTCATCACCGGCGATGAGATCGCCCAAGTCGTCGGCGACATGAAGACCTTCGTCACCGAACGGCCCTACGCTGACGGCTCGGGCTCTGGCGTCGGCGCCTCGGGGGCTGCTGGTAAGGGTGGGATGGGCAAGGTAACCGTCGATGACGCGTCGATTTTCCTCGCCCGCTTTGCTAGCGGCGCGATCGGCACGTTTGAGGCGACCCGCATGGCGCCCGGCCGCAAGAACTACAACCGCTTCGAGGTTTCGGGCAGCCGCGGAACGCTCGTTTGGAACTTCGAGGACATGAATGTCCTGGAGTACTACTCGAAGGACGATCCGTCCAATCGCCAAGGCTTCAAACGGATCATGGCGACCGAGGCCGATCACCCCTACGTCGCCGCCTGGTGGCCGCCCGGTCACGTGCTCGGTTACGAACACGGCTTCGTCCACGGCGTATACGATCTACTGCAAGCGATCGCTAACGGCACAGAGGTTGCTCCCGACTTCCGTGACGGCGCCCAATGCGTCGCGGTGCTCGAAGCGGTCGAAAAGTCGGTCACCGCGGGTTCGTGGCAGACCGTCGAGACCGTTGAGTGA
- a CDS encoding FeoA family protein, with protein MVAINSQAPALTSDGSAEITLLELRRGACGRVARVLGESVEAARLKALGVCEGRTIEVLRTGDAWVLRVLGSRIGISRELAASVLLTAA; from the coding sequence ATGGTCGCCATCAATTCCCAAGCCCCGGCCCTCACTTCGGATGGGTCCGCCGAAATCACGCTTCTGGAGCTCCGTAGAGGGGCCTGTGGACGCGTCGCGCGGGTGCTGGGGGAATCGGTCGAGGCGGCGCGCCTGAAGGCTCTAGGGGTCTGTGAGGGCCGTACGATTGAGGTCCTGCGGACCGGCGACGCCTGGGTGCTGCGGGTCCTTGGCTCACGGATCGGCATCTCGCGCGAGCTCGCCGCTAGCGTACTCCTCACCGCCGCCTGA
- a CDS encoding type I polyketide synthase translates to MADLDRLAKLSPEQRTRLQERLVSRAASKLRAAARTGAAASNAPPPRLTEPGAPVAIVGMACRFGGAPNLDAYWRLIRDGIEGVVEVPADRWRVDDYYNAEGGPGKTITRRGAFVEGIDQFEPTFFGVTPREASRMDPQQRMLLEVAWEAMENAGCPADRLAGTATGVYVGVGGTDYKSVPIHTAEYFQLIDAHVGTGNALSIASNRVSYALDLRGPSMSVDTACSSSSLAIHLAVESLRRGECSSALAGGVNAIITPETTIAFSQAHMLSPEGRCRSYDAGAGGYVRGEGCAMVLLKRLDDAQRDGDQVLGVILGSAVNQDGRTPGISAPSVTQQEACLQSALADAGLQPDDVDYIEGHGTGTPLGDPIELQALAHVFRKKDADQQPLWVTSVKSNIGHTETVSGAAGLIKTVLLMQHEVVPPQLHLERLNPHAHLEGSRVTPLTERQQWPSQQANGGRRRVAGVSSFGFGGTNTHLVIGEAPLPVAIEPRPERTAHVLKLAAKTPDRIPEQAARLAAWLRSDVGGDATVADVAFTHTTGRCDFQHRVAVVADSTQTLLTRLDNIAAGDMADDALVARDKPGVAWLFTGQGAQRVGMGRGLYETEPVFRRIIDRCDAALADVLPAPLVEVLYGGEDDARIHQTLYTQPALFAVECGLAALWKSWGVEPDVLLGHSIGEYAAAVTAGVMRLEDAAKLVGERARLMQSAPGDGGMAVVFADEATVAPVLVSREARLAIAAVNGPQNTVLSGDIVELEAALTDLRGQGVDAKRLVVSHAFHSPLMDSVLDEFERFAAQFEYAPPLVPIASNVTGQLLTDATQPEDWPRYWRDHLRGTVRFADGVAAAAKTRATHWIEIGPAPVLAGMAAKGEASFADRPRWLPSLRPSTDDVRTIAEALAAHWAGGGVVNWRNVWRGREAKRLPLPNYPWKRERFWYDNLHPRGGAIAQAASDASPVLGGRVPVAAGGELFEAPLDAKTPAWLVDHQVRGSIVAPAAMFVEQALAAAAEIAHDKAAPLRIDGLAVWHALVAPSEGRLRLQTSVARAASGRRRVTMHSAPSDEPTPRFVEHAEATILEVIKDSPQAPHERDGFDKRVVESLDRASFYQQIASRGLEYGQAFRVLDDIKRSSYDATATLLPSKAVAAELSRYRLHPAIGDALLQTIAGTLPLETDGSSSPYTYLPVRIESVRLHRPIEKGEPLSSYAIRRQPAPDASEPSPELVEADAFLLDGGGKPIASLLGVRVQRLAGSAGEVAKASEPADWLYQIEWRPAPLDESAESPWPAGPTIVFADADSGGMGVGDKLVDLVEARGGACVVVRPGATFTMRVEDGGPTPRTTVTIDPADASHYERLIGLVAANPSGKPVALVHAWSLDASNWEAAESLGVGGAMRLVQQLARRGLATQRGVLFVTRGAQSVGSEGDAFQAATVGLGRVAMMEHPELGVRLVDLDAAAGGDELLAELTLADKAENQAAWRAGQRHTARLAKAGALADKVREARDEGTPPPDAPSWRLEVKRAGSFDALTYKPTPRIAPDAGQVELEVHATGLNFSDVLKALGLYPGLKPGEVPLGIEASGVVTAVGEGVEHLQVGDEAIGVLPHAFGSHATTRAYAVVRKPAGVTHEEAATIPIVFLTAHHALVRLAQLERGERVLIHAGAGGVGLAAIQIAQHVGAEIFATAGSDEKRELLRSLGVKHVMDSRSLDFVHEVREATGGEGVDVVLNSLPGEAIDASLGLLRAYGRFCEIGKIDIYQDRKLGLLPFQDNLSYFAIDLDRLFRERPKQVERLYAEVMQRFAEGVYHPLPLTRFAASETADAFRYMSLRKNIGKVVVSMREASKGTVSTPESPAVPGRGYLVTGGLGALGRQAAQWLVAQGAAGVALLSRREPDSEAESFLQGLRDAGAQAVCLQGDVADRASLHDALASLPSDFPRVTGVLHAAGVLDDGLLGDLSAERLAKVLRPKAIGAWNLHEATLDVDSPLSGVTQFVLFSSVAATLGSPGQANYAAANAALDALAAQRHSLDLPATSIGWGPWAGGEDGSSGAGMAAGETADAVRAKGMDLLPPRAAFKLMGSLVESAAASVAVFDARWDAMSRLLSGRRTPLLDDLLTAVEGASSSDGALRQRLLSATPDERETLLVEMVRGELARVTSVAAEEIDVAAPLTAIGIDSLMALELKNNLEAKLAIMLPMGKLLAGPSVRSLAQAAAEELVGEAIDKTPHAWQPLVTLREGAASKPALFLMPVLGGDAGAYRHVVEALPAEMPVVAIRPRGLDTDDAPHDDARDTARDYAAAIRERQPTGPYHLAGWSTGGITALAVAEELEAAGQEVARVALFDTPPPAVYHDTDVHDDASFLAAILDFSSRFSGVERPSLSTDQLAGLPEAERFTAALEEAKRAGVIPAEVDESYVRRLVAVAEALVLASRGYAPQPHKFGVLFFKPTVEGGLAELSEQTGTNLAAWRTLLGRELHEVEVPGDHFSMVSGDGAKRIAAVLAEG, encoded by the coding sequence ATGGCTGACCTCGATCGTCTGGCGAAGCTCTCGCCGGAACAACGCACGCGCTTGCAAGAACGGCTCGTCTCCCGGGCCGCGTCGAAGCTCCGCGCCGCCGCCAGAACCGGTGCGGCTGCTAGCAACGCGCCGCCGCCGCGCCTCACCGAGCCCGGCGCGCCAGTCGCGATCGTCGGAATGGCGTGCCGCTTCGGCGGCGCGCCGAATCTCGACGCCTACTGGCGGCTGATCCGTGACGGCATCGAAGGTGTCGTCGAAGTGCCCGCCGACCGCTGGCGCGTGGATGACTATTACAACGCCGAGGGTGGTCCGGGCAAGACGATCACACGCCGCGGGGCGTTCGTCGAAGGGATCGACCAATTCGAACCGACGTTCTTTGGGGTCACGCCGCGCGAAGCCTCGCGCATGGACCCGCAGCAGCGGATGCTGCTCGAAGTCGCCTGGGAGGCGATGGAGAACGCCGGTTGTCCCGCCGACCGCTTGGCGGGCACAGCGACGGGCGTCTACGTCGGCGTTGGCGGCACCGACTACAAGTCCGTGCCAATCCATACGGCCGAGTACTTCCAGCTGATCGACGCGCACGTCGGCACGGGCAACGCGTTGTCGATCGCTTCGAACCGCGTATCGTACGCGCTCGACCTGCGTGGGCCGAGCATGTCGGTCGATACCGCCTGCAGCAGCAGCTCGCTGGCGATCCATCTCGCCGTTGAAAGCCTGCGGCGCGGCGAGTGCTCGTCGGCGCTCGCCGGCGGCGTCAATGCGATCATCACGCCCGAGACGACCATCGCCTTCAGCCAGGCGCACATGCTCTCGCCCGAGGGCCGCTGCCGTTCGTACGACGCCGGCGCCGGCGGCTACGTCCGCGGCGAGGGCTGCGCCATGGTGCTGCTCAAGCGCCTTGACGATGCGCAGCGAGACGGTGATCAGGTGCTCGGCGTCATCCTCGGATCGGCTGTGAACCAAGACGGCCGCACGCCCGGCATCAGCGCGCCCTCGGTGACGCAGCAAGAGGCGTGCCTGCAGTCGGCGCTGGCCGACGCGGGTCTCCAGCCCGACGACGTCGATTACATCGAAGGGCATGGCACCGGCACGCCGCTCGGCGACCCTATCGAGCTGCAAGCCCTCGCGCACGTCTTCCGAAAGAAGGACGCCGATCAGCAGCCGCTGTGGGTCACGAGCGTTAAATCGAACATCGGCCACACCGAAACCGTCAGCGGCGCCGCGGGGCTCATCAAGACCGTTCTCCTCATGCAGCACGAGGTCGTCCCGCCGCAGCTGCACCTCGAACGCCTCAACCCGCACGCGCACCTCGAAGGCTCGCGCGTCACACCGCTTACGGAGCGTCAGCAGTGGCCTTCCCAGCAAGCGAATGGCGGACGCCGCCGTGTGGCGGGCGTGAGTTCGTTCGGTTTCGGTGGCACGAACACGCACCTCGTCATCGGCGAGGCGCCGCTGCCTGTCGCCATCGAGCCGAGGCCCGAACGCACGGCGCACGTCCTCAAACTCGCCGCCAAAACGCCTGACCGCATCCCCGAGCAAGCCGCTCGGCTTGCCGCGTGGTTGCGCAGCGACGTCGGCGGCGACGCCACGGTCGCCGATGTCGCGTTCACGCACACAACGGGCCGATGCGACTTCCAGCACCGTGTCGCCGTCGTCGCCGACTCGACGCAAACGTTGTTGACGCGACTCGACAACATCGCCGCCGGCGACATGGCCGACGATGCGCTCGTCGCCCGCGACAAGCCCGGAGTCGCTTGGTTGTTCACAGGCCAGGGCGCGCAGCGCGTCGGTATGGGCCGCGGGCTCTACGAAACCGAGCCCGTCTTCCGCCGCATCATCGACCGCTGCGACGCGGCGCTCGCCGACGTGCTGCCTGCGCCGCTCGTTGAAGTGCTGTACGGCGGAGAAGACGACGCCCGCATCCACCAAACGCTCTACACCCAGCCTGCCCTGTTCGCCGTTGAATGCGGATTGGCGGCGTTGTGGAAGTCGTGGGGCGTCGAGCCCGACGTGCTGCTCGGCCACAGCATCGGCGAGTACGCCGCCGCCGTGACCGCCGGCGTCATGCGCCTCGAAGACGCCGCGAAGCTCGTGGGCGAACGCGCCCGGCTCATGCAATCGGCGCCCGGCGATGGCGGCATGGCCGTGGTCTTCGCCGACGAAGCGACGGTTGCGCCGGTGCTCGTCAGCCGCGAAGCACGTCTGGCGATCGCCGCGGTCAACGGCCCACAGAACACGGTGCTGTCGGGCGACATCGTCGAACTCGAAGCGGCGTTAACGGACCTGCGTGGGCAAGGCGTCGACGCAAAGCGCCTCGTCGTCTCGCATGCGTTCCACTCACCGTTGATGGACAGCGTTCTCGACGAGTTTGAGCGCTTCGCGGCGCAATTCGAGTACGCCCCGCCGCTCGTGCCGATCGCGTCAAACGTCACCGGTCAACTGCTCACCGACGCTACGCAGCCCGAGGACTGGCCCCGCTACTGGCGAGACCACCTGCGTGGCACGGTGCGCTTCGCCGACGGCGTCGCCGCCGCCGCGAAAACGCGCGCCACGCACTGGATCGAGATTGGGCCCGCCCCGGTGCTCGCCGGCATGGCCGCTAAGGGTGAGGCGTCGTTTGCCGATCGCCCGCGGTGGTTGCCGTCGCTGCGCCCGAGTACGGACGACGTTCGCACCATCGCCGAGGCGCTCGCCGCGCACTGGGCGGGAGGAGGCGTCGTCAACTGGCGGAACGTCTGGCGAGGTCGGGAGGCGAAGCGGCTGCCGCTCCCCAACTACCCTTGGAAGCGTGAACGCTTCTGGTACGACAATTTGCACCCGCGCGGCGGGGCGATCGCCCAAGCGGCGTCTGATGCGTCGCCGGTGCTCGGGGGCCGCGTGCCGGTCGCCGCAGGGGGCGAGTTGTTCGAGGCGCCGCTCGACGCCAAGACGCCGGCGTGGCTGGTGGACCATCAAGTGCGAGGCTCGATCGTCGCGCCCGCTGCGATGTTCGTCGAGCAAGCACTCGCTGCCGCGGCGGAGATCGCTCACGACAAAGCGGCGCCGCTACGCATCGATGGCCTCGCCGTGTGGCATGCCCTCGTCGCGCCGAGCGAGGGCCGCCTGCGTTTGCAAACGAGCGTCGCGCGCGCCGCCAGCGGCCGCCGTCGTGTAACGATGCACTCGGCGCCAAGCGACGAGCCGACGCCGCGCTTCGTCGAACACGCCGAGGCGACGATTCTTGAAGTCATCAAGGATTCACCGCAAGCGCCGCACGAACGCGACGGCTTCGACAAGCGTGTCGTCGAATCGCTCGACCGCGCCAGTTTCTACCAACAGATCGCGTCTCGCGGCCTCGAGTACGGCCAAGCGTTCCGCGTCCTCGACGACATCAAGCGATCCTCTTACGACGCGACGGCGACGCTCTTGCCGAGCAAAGCGGTCGCGGCGGAGCTGTCGCGTTACCGCCTGCACCCTGCGATCGGCGACGCGCTGCTGCAAACCATCGCGGGGACGCTGCCGCTCGAAACGGACGGCTCCAGCAGCCCCTACACGTACCTGCCCGTGCGGATCGAATCGGTGCGGTTGCATCGACCGATCGAGAAGGGCGAACCGTTGTCGTCGTACGCAATCCGCCGCCAGCCCGCGCCCGACGCCAGCGAGCCGAGCCCCGAGTTGGTTGAGGCCGACGCCTTCCTGCTCGACGGCGGCGGCAAACCGATCGCCTCGCTCTTGGGCGTGCGCGTGCAGCGCCTCGCCGGCAGCGCTGGTGAAGTAGCGAAGGCGTCGGAGCCCGCCGATTGGCTCTATCAGATCGAATGGCGCCCCGCGCCGCTCGACGAGAGCGCCGAATCGCCGTGGCCCGCCGGCCCAACGATCGTCTTTGCCGACGCCGATTCCGGTGGCATGGGCGTCGGCGACAAGCTCGTCGATCTCGTCGAGGCCCGCGGCGGCGCGTGCGTCGTGGTTCGGCCGGGCGCTACCTTCACGATGCGCGTCGAAGACGGCGGCCCGACGCCGCGGACCACGGTGACGATCGACCCCGCGGACGCGTCGCATTACGAGCGGCTCATCGGCCTTGTCGCGGCGAACCCGAGCGGCAAGCCCGTCGCGTTGGTTCATGCGTGGTCGCTCGACGCTTCCAACTGGGAAGCCGCCGAAAGCCTCGGCGTCGGCGGGGCGATGCGGCTCGTGCAGCAGCTCGCGCGACGCGGTCTGGCCACGCAACGCGGCGTGCTCTTCGTCACACGCGGCGCGCAGTCGGTTGGCTCCGAAGGCGACGCCTTCCAAGCCGCGACGGTCGGCCTCGGCCGCGTCGCGATGATGGAACACCCCGAACTCGGCGTGCGGCTGGTCGATCTCGACGCCGCTGCGGGCGGCGATGAGTTGCTCGCCGAGCTGACCCTCGCCGACAAGGCGGAGAATCAGGCAGCTTGGCGCGCCGGGCAGCGTCATACGGCACGACTAGCCAAGGCCGGGGCGTTGGCTGACAAGGTCCGTGAAGCGCGGGACGAAGGGACGCCGCCGCCCGACGCGCCGAGTTGGCGCCTCGAGGTGAAGCGAGCCGGTTCGTTCGACGCGCTCACGTACAAGCCGACGCCGCGGATCGCTCCCGACGCGGGGCAAGTCGAACTCGAGGTCCACGCCACGGGCCTCAACTTCAGCGACGTGCTTAAGGCCCTTGGACTGTATCCCGGTCTCAAGCCCGGCGAGGTTCCGCTGGGCATCGAGGCGTCGGGCGTCGTCACGGCGGTTGGCGAAGGCGTCGAGCACTTGCAGGTTGGAGACGAAGCAATCGGCGTCCTACCGCACGCCTTCGGATCGCACGCGACGACCCGGGCGTACGCCGTCGTCCGCAAGCCCGCAGGCGTTACACACGAGGAAGCGGCGACGATCCCGATCGTTTTCCTCACCGCCCACCATGCCTTGGTGCGGCTCGCGCAACTCGAACGCGGCGAACGCGTCTTGATCCATGCGGGCGCCGGCGGAGTGGGACTAGCGGCAATCCAGATCGCACAACATGTCGGAGCCGAGATTTTCGCCACCGCTGGCAGCGACGAGAAGCGCGAGCTGCTGCGCTCGCTCGGCGTGAAGCACGTGATGGACTCACGGTCGCTCGACTTCGTCCACGAAGTGCGCGAAGCGACCGGCGGCGAGGGCGTCGACGTCGTGCTCAACTCGCTCCCCGGCGAGGCGATCGACGCCAGCCTCGGCCTGCTGCGTGCGTACGGCCGGTTCTGCGAGATCGGCAAAATCGATATCTACCAAGACCGCAAACTCGGCCTGTTGCCGTTCCAAGACAACTTGTCGTATTTCGCCATCGACCTCGACCGCTTGTTCCGCGAACGGCCCAAGCAGGTCGAGCGCCTGTACGCCGAGGTGATGCAGCGCTTCGCCGAAGGCGTCTACCACCCGTTGCCGTTAACGCGTTTCGCGGCGAGTGAAACCGCCGACGCGTTCCGCTACATGTCGCTGCGGAAGAACATCGGCAAAGTCGTCGTCTCTATGCGCGAAGCGAGCAAAGGAACGGTCTCCACCCCCGAGAGCCCCGCCGTGCCGGGCCGGGGCTACCTTGTAACGGGCGGCCTCGGCGCCTTAGGCCGACAAGCGGCGCAATGGCTCGTCGCCCAAGGCGCCGCTGGCGTCGCCCTCCTCTCCCGCCGCGAACCCGACAGCGAGGCCGAGTCGTTCCTCCAAGGACTCCGCGACGCCGGCGCGCAGGCGGTCTGCTTACAAGGCGATGTCGCCGACCGTGCCTCGCTCCACGACGCCCTCGCTAGCCTGCCGAGCGACTTCCCAAGAGTAACGGGCGTGCTCCACGCTGCGGGGGTGCTCGACGATGGACTACTAGGCGACCTCAGCGCCGAACGTCTCGCCAAGGTCCTCCGCCCCAAGGCGATCGGCGCCTGGAACTTGCATGAGGCGACGCTCGACGTGGATTCGCCGCTTAGCGGTGTGACGCAGTTCGTCCTGTTCTCCTCCGTCGCCGCGACGCTCGGCTCGCCCGGCCAAGCCAATTACGCCGCAGCGAACGCGGCGCTCGACGCCCTCGCAGCGCAGCGTCATTCGCTCGACTTGCCAGCGACGAGCATCGGTTGGGGCCCGTGGGCCGGCGGCGAGGACGGTTCGAGCGGCGCGGGCATGGCCGCTGGCGAGACCGCCGACGCCGTGCGAGCCAAGGGCATGGACCTGTTGCCGCCGCGTGCGGCCTTCAAGCTGATGGGCTCGCTCGTCGAGAGCGCCGCCGCATCGGTGGCGGTGTTTGACGCCCGTTGGGACGCGATGTCGCGGCTGTTGTCGGGCCGCCGGACGCCGCTGCTCGATGACCTGCTGACAGCGGTCGAAGGCGCGTCGTCGAGTGACGGCGCGCTGCGTCAAAGATTGCTCTCGGCGACGCCCGACGAGCGCGAGACCTTACTAGTGGAGATGGTCCGCGGCGAACTGGCGCGCGTGACGAGCGTGGCCGCCGAAGAGATCGACGTCGCCGCGCCGCTGACGGCGATTGGCATCGACTCGCTGATGGCGCTCGAGCTGAAGAACAACCTCGAAGCGAAGCTCGCCATCATGCTGCCGATGGGCAAGCTGCTCGCCGGTCCGAGCGTGCGCTCGCTCGCACAAGCGGCAGCGGAAGAGCTGGTCGGCGAAGCGATCGACAAGACGCCGCACGCCTGGCAGCCGCTGGTGACGCTCCGCGAAGGCGCGGCGAGCAAGCCGGCACTGTTCCTGATGCCGGTGCTCGGCGGCGACGCGGGCGCTTACCGCCATGTCGTCGAGGCCTTGCCCGCGGAGATGCCCGTCGTCGCGATCCGGCCGCGCGGCCTCGACACGGACGACGCGCCGCACGACGACGCCCGTGACACGGCCCGCGACTACGCCGCCGCGATCCGTGAGCGACAGCCCACAGGCCCCTATCACTTGGCCGGTTGGTCCACCGGCGGCATCACGGCGCTGGCGGTGGCCGAAGAACTCGAGGCCGCTGGCCAAGAGGTCGCACGCGTCGCGCTGTTCGACACGCCGCCGCCGGCCGTCTACCACGACACCGACGTTCACGACGACGCCAGCTTCCTGGCGGCGATCCTCGATTTCTCGTCGCGGTTCTCGGGCGTGGAACGGCCGTCGCTGTCGACGGACCAACTCGCCGGCCTGCCCGAAGCCGAACGGTTCACCGCCGCGCTCGAAGAAGCCAAGCGTGCAGGCGTGATCCCCGCGGAAGTGGACGAGTCTTACGTCCGCCGACTCGTCGCGGTCGCCGAGGCGTTGGTGCTGGCGAGCCGCGGCTACGCGCCCCAGCCGCACAAGTTCGGCGTGTTGTTCTTCAAGCCAACCGTCGAAGGGGGCCTCGCCGAGCTGAGCGAGCAGACCGGGACGAACCTCGCAGCGTGGCGGACGCTGTTGGGCCGTGAACTGCACGAGGTCGAAGTCCCCGGCGACCACTTCTCGATGGTGAGCGGCGACGGCGCCAAGCGCATCGCGGCGGTGCTGGCGGAGGGCTAG
- the feoB gene encoding ferrous iron transport protein B yields MEAGKPAVTLPVIAPPSGGARVALVGNPNAGKTSLFNRLTGQRAHTANFAGTTIEHRRGALKPAANAPLRGEPITLVDLPGLYSLQPTSPEEEVACSVLRGAHQGEPAPDAVVIVIDATNLERNLPLALEALELGKPTLVALNLSDLADKLGLRLDIEKLSGRVGCPVVRVSARTGEGVDSLVAAVNALVDHKPLPQLDAAACACTSCNGCGYASRFNWAESVRADSLSGDLAAPSRFTDALDSVLTHRVGGLVTFALVMFALFMTIFSVASTPMDLIDAIFGWAGETVGQWLPEGDLKSLIVDGVIAGVGGMLIFLPQICLLFFLLALLEDSGYLARAALVMDRLMQRVGLPGKAFVPMLSAHACAIPAIMSTRVIDDRRDRLVTILVAPLMSCSARLPVYVLVVAMLFPNSPVAAAATFAGAYALGITAALGAAFVFKRTLLKGERRPLVIELPNYRLPSIRDALLRTVDRAWMFIQNAGTTILVISIVLWVLATYPKTDPATLPADEALAAQVQLENSFAGRIGQTIQPVFAPLGFDWKTTVGVVTSFAAREVVVSTLSILYGLGDEADENSLLAALQNAEHPDGSPVFTTATCLSLLVFYVLAMQCLPTQAVTRRETGSWKWPLLQLGYMSAMAYVAALVTYQVARLWA; encoded by the coding sequence GTGGAAGCCGGCAAGCCAGCGGTCACTCTCCCTGTCATCGCCCCGCCGTCGGGTGGGGCCCGGGTCGCGCTGGTCGGCAACCCGAACGCCGGGAAGACCTCGCTCTTCAACCGCCTGACGGGCCAACGCGCCCACACGGCCAACTTCGCCGGCACGACGATCGAGCACCGCCGCGGCGCGCTCAAGCCCGCGGCCAACGCCCCGTTGCGGGGCGAGCCGATCACGCTGGTCGACCTGCCCGGCCTCTATAGCCTCCAGCCGACCTCGCCCGAAGAAGAGGTCGCCTGCTCGGTGCTCCGTGGCGCGCACCAGGGCGAACCCGCGCCCGACGCGGTGGTGATCGTCATCGACGCCACCAACCTCGAACGCAACCTGCCGCTGGCGCTGGAAGCTCTCGAGCTCGGCAAGCCGACGCTCGTGGCGCTCAACCTCAGCGACCTCGCCGACAAGCTCGGACTGCGGCTCGACATCGAGAAGCTCAGCGGCCGCGTCGGCTGCCCCGTCGTGCGGGTCTCGGCGCGGACCGGCGAGGGGGTCGATTCGCTCGTCGCCGCGGTGAACGCCTTAGTGGACCACAAGCCGCTGCCACAACTCGACGCGGCGGCTTGCGCTTGCACGAGCTGCAACGGCTGTGGCTATGCGTCAAGGTTCAACTGGGCCGAGTCGGTCCGCGCCGACTCGCTGTCGGGCGACCTCGCCGCGCCGAGCCGTTTCACGGACGCGCTCGACAGCGTACTCACCCACCGCGTCGGCGGCCTCGTGACGTTCGCGCTGGTGATGTTCGCCCTGTTCATGACGATCTTCTCCGTCGCCAGCACGCCGATGGACCTGATCGACGCGATCTTCGGCTGGGCGGGCGAGACCGTCGGGCAGTGGCTCCCCGAGGGGGACCTTAAAAGCCTCATCGTTGATGGCGTCATCGCCGGCGTCGGCGGGATGCTGATCTTCCTGCCGCAGATCTGCTTGCTGTTCTTCCTGCTCGCCCTCTTGGAAGACTCGGGCTACCTCGCGCGCGCCGCGCTAGTCATGGATCGGCTGATGCAACGCGTCGGCCTGCCGGGCAAGGCGTTCGTGCCGATGCTCTCGGCGCACGCGTGCGCAATCCCGGCGATCATGTCCACGAGGGTGATCGACGACCGACGCGACCGGCTCGTGACGATCCTCGTCGCGCCGCTGATGTCGTGCTCGGCGCGGCTGCCGGTGTACGTGCTGGTGGTGGCGATGCTGTTTCCCAACAGCCCCGTCGCGGCGGCCGCGACCTTTGCCGGGGCGTATGCGCTGGGCATCACCGCGGCGCTCGGCGCGGCGTTTGTCTTCAAGCGGACTCTGCTTAAGGGCGAGCGGCGGCCGCTGGTGATCGAGCTCCCCAACTACCGCTTGCCGTCGATCCGCGACGCGCTGCTCCGCACCGTCGATCGGGCGTGGATGTTCATCCAGAACGCCGGGACGACGATCCTCGTGATCTCGATCGTCCTCTGGGTGCTGGCGACCTACCCGAAGACCGACCCGGCAACCCTGCCAGCCGACGAGGCGCTTGCCGCGCAGGTGCAACTCGAGAACTCGTTCGCCGGCCGCATCGGTCAGACGATCCAGCCGGTCTTCGCGCCGCTGGGCTTCGACTGGAAGACAACGGTCGGCGTCGTCACCTCGTTCGCCGCGCGCGAGGTCGTGGTCTCGACGCTCTCGATCCTCTACGGCCTCGGGGACGAAGCCGACGAGAACTCGCTGCTAGCCGCGCTGCAGAACGCTGAGCACCCCGACGGGTCGCCGGTCTTCACGACCGCGACGTGCCTCAGCCTCCTCGTGTTCTACGTCCTGGCGATGCAGTGCCTGCCCACGCAGGCGGTGACGCGGCGCGAGACAGGCTCGTGGAAATGGCCGCTGTTGCAGCTCGGCTACATGAGCGCCATGGCGTACGTCGCGGCGCTGGTGACGTACCAGGTCGCGCGGCTGTGGGCGTGA